In a single window of the Chitinophagaceae bacterium genome:
- the dnaB gene encoding replicative DNA helicase has product MEKDISAKKEKFQSKGKKLTDLIHDNSFTLGKKPPQAVDAEKIVLGAMLLDKAALPPAFEILTKDSFYEPAHQYIYEAIEYLDGNSKAVDILTVVDRIRKMGKIEEVGGVYYITQLSERIGSTAHIESHARIVQEKYLLRKLINTCMELVKEGYEEGVDAFDLLDLAEKKLFEIANDGIGKDFFDMNSLVNEAIKEIEELSKSDEITGVPTGFAQFDNVTAGFQKSDLIIIAARPGMGKTSFALSVARNAAVTYNKAVALFSLEMSSVQLTKRLISSEAEIPSEKLRKGNLEKNEWAQLTIKSEQLNKAQIFIDDTPAISIYQLRAKCRRMKAHQNIDMVVIDYLQLMTGGGDNKSGNREQEISQISRALKGLAKELNIPVIALSQLSRAVESRGGDKRPQLSDLRESGAIEQDADLVIFLYRPEYYGLHQDEDGNSNKGIAEIMVAKHRNGSLENIKVRFIDQYAKFANLDEDPFLSEPAPYVTEPFKVMPSKRNMGNENPESGTNFPPMDDDAPF; this is encoded by the coding sequence ATGGAAAAAGACATCTCGGCTAAAAAAGAAAAATTTCAGAGTAAAGGAAAAAAACTTACTGATTTAATACATGACAATAGTTTCACTTTGGGGAAAAAACCTCCTCAAGCCGTTGATGCCGAAAAAATTGTTTTAGGTGCTATGCTTTTAGATAAAGCGGCGCTTCCACCTGCCTTTGAAATTTTAACTAAAGATAGTTTTTACGAACCGGCTCACCAATACATTTACGAAGCCATTGAATATTTAGACGGAAATTCTAAAGCAGTGGACATTTTAACCGTAGTAGACCGAATCCGAAAAATGGGTAAAATTGAAGAAGTCGGTGGGGTTTATTACATAACACAGCTATCTGAAAGAATAGGTTCAACCGCTCACATAGAATCACACGCAAGAATAGTGCAGGAAAAGTATTTATTAAGAAAACTGATAAATACCTGCATGGAATTGGTTAAAGAAGGTTATGAGGAAGGCGTAGATGCTTTTGACTTACTTGATTTAGCTGAAAAAAAGTTGTTTGAAATTGCAAATGACGGCATTGGAAAAGACTTTTTTGATATGAACAGTCTGGTAAATGAAGCTATAAAAGAAATTGAAGAGCTTAGTAAATCAGATGAAATTACCGGAGTGCCTACCGGTTTTGCTCAATTTGATAATGTGACAGCAGGTTTTCAGAAATCAGATTTGATAATTATAGCTGCCAGACCCGGTATGGGTAAAACCTCATTTGCACTGAGCGTTGCCCGAAATGCAGCAGTCACCTACAATAAAGCCGTAGCACTATTTTCTTTAGAAATGTCCTCGGTGCAGTTAACAAAAAGACTTATCTCCTCTGAAGCTGAAATTCCTTCAGAAAAATTAAGAAAAGGAAATCTGGAAAAAAATGAATGGGCGCAATTAACCATTAAATCAGAACAGTTAAACAAAGCTCAGATTTTTATAGATGACACACCTGCAATAAGCATTTATCAGCTGAGGGCAAAATGTCGTCGTATGAAGGCACACCAGAATATCGATATGGTCGTAATAGATTATTTACAGTTGATGACAGGTGGTGGAGATAATAAATCCGGTAACAGAGAACAAGAAATTAGTCAAATTTCCAGAGCTTTAAAAGGACTGGCAAAAGAACTTAATATCCCGGTGATAGCTTTATCGCAGTTAAGTCGTGCGGTAGAATCAAGAGGAGGCGACAAAAGACCTCAATTATCCGACTTGAGAGAATCCGGAGCAATTGAGCAGGATGCTGACCTTGTTATATTCTTATACAGACCTGAATATTATGGACTTCATCAGGATGAAGATGGCAATTCAAACAAAGGAATAGCTGAGATTATGGTTGCTAAACACAGAAATGGAAGTTTGGAAAACATCAAAGTCAGATTTATTGATCAATATGCAAAATTTGCTAATTTAGACGAAGACCCTTTTCTTTCTGAACCGGCACCTTATGTGACTGAACCTTTTAAAGTGATGCCATCAAAAAGAAATATGGGTAATGAAAATCCTGAGTCGGGAACCAACTTCCCTCCGATGGATGATGATGCACCTTTTTAG
- a CDS encoding ribonuclease Z, with amino-acid sequence MSKNDFEVFILGSNSALPVSGKYPTAQLLKIHHDYILLDCGEGTQFRLNDFKLSKSKINHIFISHLHGDHFFGLPGLLTSYRLSGRTKPLHIYSHEGLEMLMQTLINHKEGLTYEVFYHELKEGEEKILLETESYSVESVKMIHRIPCFGFIFREKEHKRKILKEKIEPLNLSPEVFPKLQSGQDVTLEDGKTLLNKDYTFPPEPSRAYAFLGDTRYNEDVIPKIKDVDLLYHETTFAESDEKIAFERYHSTNFQAAEIAKKARVKKLLIGHISTRYKDIESFVNNTKQWFSNTAFAEEGKWFKIG; translated from the coding sequence ATGAGTAAAAATGATTTTGAAGTTTTTATTTTAGGCTCAAATTCAGCATTACCGGTTAGTGGAAAGTATCCTACTGCACAGTTACTTAAAATTCATCACGACTATATACTTTTAGATTGTGGCGAAGGTACACAATTCAGACTCAACGATTTTAAACTTTCCAAAAGTAAAATCAATCACATATTCATTTCACATTTGCATGGAGATCATTTCTTTGGTTTGCCCGGATTATTGACCAGCTACAGGCTTTCCGGCAGAACTAAACCTTTACATATCTATAGCCATGAAGGCTTGGAAATGTTAATGCAAACCTTAATTAATCATAAAGAAGGTTTGACCTATGAAGTTTTTTACCATGAATTAAAAGAAGGCGAAGAAAAGATTTTGCTGGAAACAGAGTCTTACTCAGTTGAATCTGTTAAAATGATTCACAGAATTCCTTGCTTTGGATTTATCTTTAGAGAAAAGGAACATAAACGAAAAATTTTAAAAGAAAAAATAGAGCCTTTAAATCTATCACCTGAGGTGTTTCCAAAATTACAAAGTGGACAGGATGTAACTTTAGAAGATGGAAAAACTCTGTTGAATAAAGATTATACCTTCCCTCCGGAACCTTCCAGAGCTTATGCTTTTTTAGGCGATACAAGATATAACGAAGATGTTATTCCTAAGATTAAAGATGTGGATTTGCTCTATCATGAAACGACTTTTGCAGAAAGTGATGAAAAAATAGCCTTTGAAAGATATCATTCTACAAATTTTCAAGCGGCAGAAATTGCAAAAAAAGCAAGGGTTAAAAAGCTATTAATCGGGCATATATCAACCCGTTACAAGGATATAGAGTCTTTTGTAAATAATACTAAGCAATGGTTTTCAAATACAGCTTTTGCAGAAGAAGGGAAGTGGTTTAAAATCGGTTAG
- a CDS encoding anti-sigma factor antagonist: MKYTIEKNEKYTMFRLDDDKLNNINAPKLKSELVILNAGGVKNIILDMKDVSFVDSSGLSAILIGNRLCKNANGTFVVTNLTEYVHKLVKISQLDSILSIIPSNEEAVEYVMMEELERDLKKDNE; this comes from the coding sequence ATGAAATACACTATAGAGAAAAATGAGAAATATACCATGTTCAGATTGGACGATGACAAACTGAACAATATAAATGCACCTAAGTTGAAGTCAGAGCTTGTAATTTTAAATGCCGGTGGCGTTAAAAACATTATTCTGGACATGAAAGATGTATCATTTGTAGATTCATCAGGCTTAAGCGCAATTTTAATTGGTAATCGTTTATGCAAAAATGCGAACGGAACCTTTGTCGTCACTAACTTAACCGAGTATGTGCATAAACTTGTAAAAATAAGTCAATTAGACTCTATCCTATCAATTATCCCTTCTAATGAAGAGGCAGTTGAATATGTAATGATGGAAGAGTTGGAAAGAGACTTGAAAAAAGATAATGAGTAA
- the ftcD gene encoding glutamate formimidoyltransferase encodes MSSEKVIECVPNISEGRNEEVIHKLIDILDLQKGVQLLHIDSGYDANRTVFTIVGNPEMLIKGMLSFYKVVLESIDMRIHTGAHPCIGAVDVCPFIPLKNISLKEVIPIAEEFGKTVAEKLKIPVYLYESAAQRPERIALSNIRKGGFWYLEEKMKHKDWKPDFGPELPHFSFGASCIGAREILIAFNISLHTNDVKIAQKIASQIRTSSKNKQHAFSNLKAIGWEMPSYNCVQVSMNLTNYKKTTIFDVFETVKYLSAAYGVDIIGSEIVGMLPLDAIKSCGTSILKKEGIKKMASDEELIDITVKYLGLNAHEDFIPKEKILDFNLDF; translated from the coding sequence ATGAGTAGTGAAAAGGTTATAGAATGTGTACCTAATATTAGTGAAGGTCGCAATGAGGAAGTTATCCATAAATTGATTGATATACTGGATTTGCAAAAAGGAGTTCAACTTCTGCATATTGATTCAGGATATGACGCAAACAGAACTGTTTTTACCATAGTTGGAAATCCGGAAATGCTAATTAAGGGTATGCTGAGCTTTTACAAAGTTGTGTTGGAGAGTATTGACATGCGAATACATACCGGTGCTCATCCATGCATAGGTGCCGTTGATGTGTGTCCTTTTATACCTTTAAAAAATATCAGTTTAAAAGAGGTGATTCCCATTGCAGAGGAGTTTGGTAAAACAGTAGCAGAAAAACTTAAAATACCTGTTTATCTTTATGAATCTGCTGCCCAAAGACCTGAAAGGATTGCACTTTCAAATATTCGTAAAGGTGGTTTTTGGTATTTAGAAGAAAAGATGAAGCATAAAGACTGGAAGCCGGATTTCGGGCCTGAATTGCCACATTTTTCATTTGGGGCCAGCTGTATTGGTGCCAGAGAAATCCTTATAGCTTTTAATATCTCTTTACATACAAATGATGTTAAAATTGCGCAAAAGATTGCCTCTCAAATCCGAACTTCCTCAAAAAATAAGCAGCATGCTTTTTCAAACCTGAAAGCGATAGGCTGGGAAATGCCTTCATATAATTGTGTTCAAGTTTCCATGAATTTAACAAACTATAAAAAAACCACAATTTTTGACGTTTTTGAGACGGTTAAATACCTGTCCGCAGCCTATGGTGTTGACATTATTGGTTCTGAAATAGTAGGAATGTTGCCTTTAGACGCAATTAAGAGCTGCGGGACTTCTATTTTAAAAAAAGAAGGCATTAAAAAAATGGCAAGCGATGAAGAATTAATAGATATAACAGTTAAATATCTCGGCTTAAATGCACATGAAGACTTTATTCCTAAAGAAAAAATTCTTGATTTCAATCTTGATTTTTAG